The window CTTGGATGACAAGGGAAATGATCTCGGATGGCTTGGCAATTATTGAACTAGCTGGATCCAGAAGAGAATTGGTAAGAAAACACTATAAGCAGATATCGCAATTCAAGCGACAAGCGTCACCTAGGAGCTAATTTCATGAACATTATGGTCTTTCTTGTTATATCGTTGATAGTACATGCCATCCCACTATCGCTTAGCAGTGAGATGTTTCAATTTCGCATGCTGATACGGTGGCTTCCGCTTCGCATAGTGTGGGGTACAGTTGCATGGGTAATCAGTACCATATTCCTACAACTCGTCTTGCCCTGGGCTGTTTTGTTTCTCCTTCCAAGTGTGAGCCTTCTATTCTTGGTCGCTAGTGGTCTTCGTCCTGGAAACATCAAATACATGATACAGGAAGGGAAAGCACCAACTATTTGCCTCGCCATCATCTTTCTTATGATCACACCCGGTTTTGCCGGCGTCATCTCATGGACTTCAGATGTTTCTAATGCAGAGTCCTTCGATGAACTAATTGTTGAGACTGATGAGCCATTGTTTTCAGATCCGATTCCGGACAATATGGTCAGACTTGTCACAAGCCAATATGCAAGATTTGTTGCAAGCCAGTACTTAGCAACCATAGGATCGGAAGTTGAGATATCCGCTGCTCATATAACCACAAAGGATGGGCGCCTAGTATGGGTGTGCGTGGTTGTTCCTACAAACGTTTTAGCAGAGAATCAGATCAAGGCTTTGATAGTTGTCGATGCCAATAGTCCTTCGGAGGTCGAATTGATAACAGATGTTAGCCTTCCTGTTGGTGAAGGTTTGTTCTGGGATAAAGCAATCCGCTTTGGCAACTATATGAATGACATGACGCAAGCTTACGAATACAGCTACCCCACCTGGTCGCCCAACGGGGATTTGGTGTACATCCAGACGCGAACACAACTGGGCTGGGACTTTGTAGAACGGCCATTGGGGCCAAAGCTTTACTTCGAGAACGGCACAGTCATTGCATATCCATCGGTTGAGGAAACCCCTAGCTGGGTGACTCAGGCTTACAGCGAGGAATGGCTTGAAAGACAAATAGGGCGATGGGGAGGATACAGACGTGGTGATGGTTTTGATCTCTTTGCCGGAGGGTTCCTTTGGGCTATACCGCCTTCAAATGATAGACTGGAAATGACCGAGGATACCCGCTACATAGTCAATCCGTCAACCAATCGAGTGGAAGGTTTTGTTGCTGTTAATCCGCCAAGCGCTTCTGACTTGTCCTTGAGCGGAGTATTTAGAGCAACTCCTGATGGGATTTATCTCCATGATTTGCGTGAGGAGGGTTTCATAAGCGGAGTAGCAGCAGTTAATGAAATTATCAAGAGTCTGCAGGAACCATCTTCTGGAGATTACTTCGGTGCCATGCCGTTAATCTATCCAGTTCAAATCAACGAAACCGAGACTCGGTACGCCTGGTACTGCCCGATATATTGGGCGGATGGTTATTACGACGATGATGAATGGCAGGTCTCAGACATCAGGCTTCATGCACTGGCCCTAGTTGATGCTGCAGAAGAAACAAAATCATATCTCCAATTATCAGGCGGGTCGACTGTGGGTGAGGGTTTGGTCCAAGCTGCCAGAGAAGGATATATCGACGCTATGGGCGGGACTGTAGAAGAAGAATCGCAGGGAATGTTCAACTTAACTGCAACAATCATGAACAGGACACAATACGTTCAAGATGGCGATACTCATATTGTATTGGGTACATCAAACTCAACCTATGCATGGATTGAAGGTACAAAAGATTGGATGGATCTAGATTCTTGGTATGCATTACTCAATGCGGATGTCGGAGATTCCTTCGTGGCCACCATCAACATAGTCGGAGAACAACAGAGAATTACTGCGTTCTCCATAGAGTAATATGACCAAAAGGCCGGTTACTCGCCGGCCATCTTTTTCTTCAGACTGCGGTACTTGTTCTTTATTGCACCCCAGATTCTTTGAGTCCTTGACATGCCAGCATTAGTGTGCATCGGGCATTGATCCCCAAGAGGACATTGATCACTGAAACCACCGTACTCGTGCATCGCCTCAGGTAGTCTCGATTCCACGAGTTCCTTTTCGAATCTGTTCATCACATCTCCGGAGACAGCAGTCCAGTCAACGCTAGCGAATTGCTCTTCATGCAACGCTTCTTGAACAACCTCGAAAACTCGCTGTGCAACATCTTCCCGATCCTTCGATAGGCCGACGACAATGGAATGGCCTTCAGGCGTAGTTTTTGTGAAACGCATGTCCGTTGGGCCCATCTTCACAGCATCCAGTGTCAAATCCTTAGAAATCGTGGATGGGATTGTCTCAAGTGCAGACAAGAACCCGGTCAAAAGCTCCGGATCCTTCATCGATGTCTTGCAGAAGCTCCCAAAGCACTTGCTATAGATAGGAAGACCTGCCTCGGTGTATACCATTAGATATTCAACCTTGACCATCTTGTATCTTCTCCGTTGACTTAGAACTCATCCCACCTTACTGGCGGGACCTCAAATATCTTGTTACAGTGACGAGAACAGTTGGAAAAACAAGCCTACTGATCAAGGCTCTCTCTGAAGACCTCCCGCTGTATTAGGAATCGAAGAATCTCTGCAGTTCCGCCACCAATTGTCATCAGTCTGGCATCACGGAGAAATCGTTCAATGGGATATTCGGTGGTATATCCTGCACCACCTAGAACCTGCAATGCGCTATTTGTTATTTCTATGGCAGCCTCCGTGGTGTATAGCTTAGCTATGGCTGCTTCTTTAGTTATCTTCATGCCTTGGTCGTACATACGTGCTGCAGTAAGAGTCAAAGCCCTGCCCGCTTCAAGTTTCATCGCCATGTCAGCAATCTTGAAACTGATTCCTTCAAACAACCTGATTTTCCGCCCGAATTGTTCTCTTTCATCTGAATATTTCACTGCCACTTCGTAGGGTGTACGACCATAGCCAATAGCTTCACCAGCAATAGCTGTTCGTTCGCTATCTAGCTCATCCATAAGAATAGTGAAGCCTTGCCCAGGTTCTCCAAGCATCAGGCTAGAATCTACTCGAACATTATCCAGCTTTAGATGAGAAACTCGTGCGGATTTCATCCCCATAAGATCGTGATCGCAAACTACCTCGAAACCGTCAGTAGATGTATCTACTATGAATGCGGACATTCCTTTCTTGGGATGAACAGAGGGGTCAGTTATGGCAAAACAGCACATGTAGTCCGCTTGACTACCATTTGTGATGTAGTGTTTTTCTCCATTGATTACCCACTCATCGCCATCTTTCTCAGCCACCGTCTCCATACCGGCAGCATCAGACCCGACATTTGGTTCTGTAATCCCTATGCAACCGATTTTCTTGCCTGCCACAACCGGAACAAGATATTCTTTCTTCTGCTCATCGGTACCAAATCGGGCAATTGGCATACCATAGAGTGTTGTGGAAGCCATACGAGCCATGTCTACTCCGGGATTTGCTGCTGAAATCTCCTCCGCAACGATAATCTCGTACGAAAGCCCCTTATTGGTTCCACCAACGTCTTCTGCATGATGAACCCCCATATACCCTTCCTTGCCAAGCTTGCGGATGAGGTCCCTTGGATAGGGGCCCTCGTCAATTTCTCTTGCTCTTGGATAGATTTCCTTCTCGCAGAAATTCCGTACTTCTTCTCGAAAACTTCTCTCTTCCTCCGTCCATAGGACGTTGCTAAGGTGGACTCCCATTTGCATAACCTTAGCACTAACGTTCCAAGTGCTCCCTTAAATTAGTAACTGGCAAAGAAACGGTTTCTATCTTGAGACTTTCACGTGAAGCGAATCAAGACGGGCGAAAGGTTAGAAGTCCCTCTTTATTCTTCTCGATCATCACATCGGAGCCAATATCAATTTGGTCAGAAAAACTGCCTTGCCCAGAGCATAGAACGACAGGGCCCTCGCGCAATCTTACCAGAGCCAGAAGAAGTGTATCGGCAAAACCCTCAGGCGGCATCCTTGATGTAGTAAAGGATTCAATCGTACCCGTA is drawn from Candidatus Lokiarchaeota archaeon and contains these coding sequences:
- a CDS encoding acyl-CoA dehydrogenase — protein: MQMGVHLSNVLWTEEERSFREEVRNFCEKEIYPRAREIDEGPYPRDLIRKLGKEGYMGVHHAEDVGGTNKGLSYEIIVAEEISAANPGVDMARMASTTLYGMPIARFGTDEQKKEYLVPVVAGKKIGCIGITEPNVGSDAAGMETVAEKDGDEWVINGEKHYITNGSQADYMCCFAITDPSVHPKKGMSAFIVDTSTDGFEVVCDHDLMGMKSARVSHLKLDNVRVDSSLMLGEPGQGFTILMDELDSERTAIAGEAIGYGRTPYEVAVKYSDEREQFGRKIRLFEGISFKIADMAMKLEAGRALTLTAARMYDQGMKITKEAAIAKLYTTEAAIEITNSALQVLGGAGYTTEYPIERFLRDARLMTIGGGTAEILRFLIQREVFRESLDQ